A segment of the Kazachstania africana CBS 2517 chromosome 2, complete genome genome:
TATAATTCCAACCCAAGTATGCAAATTTCAAGGCAATAAATCTGGTACTATAGTTCGAATAATCGAACTCTTTTTTCCGGTTTTTTTTAACCTTCTTTTTAGATTTAGAGTCAGCGATAGCAACAGTGTCGATCCTGCGTTTATTAGGAATGTTGTCCCTTTCTAATTCAATGATGCGTTCAACTAGTTGTTCTTTTGACCATTTGGCGTACTTAGATCCATCCGTTGCAGAACCAGCTGACCCACCAACAATGGGAGTCTTTCGAGCACActtaaagaaatttgagAAACTAACCATACAACTCTTCTTAAATAAGTTTAATTCTGTAAGATGTCAAACAATTAGACAATATCTTGTTTTCGACGAGcttttgtaatattttaatgCTGGATTTTtcagcaaaaaaaaaaaaaagtagatattttcaaaaaatataaatgcGAATTCTGTGGATCGAACACAGGACCTCCAGATCACAGTTGACCGAAGTTAACAATCTTCAGTCTGGCGCTCTCCCAACTGAGCTAAATCCGcttattttttaatataatTTGTTGTAACATAAACAGTGGAAGTAAAATATTAAAGTCTAACTTCGTGACAATTAAAACTTAGACACCCGCTGtccaatttattaaactaaatatttcacactattgaatttggttgaatattagtgaaaacttttcatagacGCAACTTTTGTCATCTCGAAGAATTGCACACcataaaaaggaattcttcgtcatatttgttcttaatcttttattttactttataattttatatattaaaaagacAAGCTTTTGATACGCTTTTAGCTATAGTTACACGATCAGATCGATTTCCAAGCTCTCTGTCactgaattagaatatacacAAGCCGTGTCATATTCTCTCTGTATTATCTGTCTTGTTACCGTATTGAACttacaataataattaaGCTGCTTTGATCTTTTGTAATGTACGTTAATGCACTTGCAGACCGAGAAGTCATGATGTCACTAGGTAGCTGAGCGCTGAAAATGTCGTTATACTGACATTttaatgttttgatagCTATCCTGACAAATTTAGCCTGTtagagaagaattgaacATTAAACATGGTTTGATGAACACGACTACATATCATCatacaataattatggtacGATAATTATGACAACGTATTGACTCGTGAATCCAGAACATGAGAATTGACATGaatcaaaatgtgttggaaaaagtataaatactcaggtaaacactgaagtttgataagagtttgtatcactttatattgttttatattatgattatatattttatatataaccggtgcattatttggtataaccaCTGATTGATAAGAATTACTTTACTAACCTTTAACAATataaacaaaattaatgaaagtAATATACAAGTTACAAAGCTCTGCTCTTCCTTTACGTCTGCTGTAAAGATAGACTAAATTCTTCCAGACTATTCATAATATCAGTTATTCAAGTACACAGGATGATTTCTTGGTATAAGTTATGTTACTGGCCCTTAACTGATCAGATTATTAACTATTAATTACTTGGAGctgaaaaaataaaaagaaaatgcgCAAGCCCGGAATCGAACCGGGGGCCCAACGATGGCAACGTTGGATTTTACCACTAAACCACTTGCGCTAATTATTTGCATCTTGTAATCATGATACCATTGGCAAATTACCacattttttataatacCAAACGATGTACAGCGGttcaaactttgatcatgctggaaatggcattatactgacatttcaatgttctgatagttagaatgacaaatttaaaatgttctagaagaattcaattgcATAATAATGAGGTAATATGAGAAACAGTAAATTTATCGGTAGTTAACATTACATAATAATATGGTAATGTGATAAATCGATGAATTTATCGGCAGTAAATATTAGAGAATATTACAAACATGATTATAGAACATGGAAAAATGTTACAAAGCAAAATATGTTGGAAAttgtataaatactcaggtgaacactgaagtttgatcaaagtttgtcaaaatgtatattatttattgtatattttattgtataGAAaaccagtgcattatttggtaaaaacactgattaataagaattattttaattatttgactgAGATCCACaacatgaacaatattaacgataataatatacaagAGACATCCTTTGATCTTCCTTTACGTCagatcaaacttcagtgttcacctgagtatttatactttttccaacacattttgattCATGTCAATTCTCATGTGCTAGATTCACGAGTCAATACGTCGTCATAATTATTgtaccataattattgcatgataatatgtattcgtgtttatcacgcCATATATATTTCATGTCAATACATTATCATGTTTATCAGGCCATATTTATTTCGTGTCAAAACGTggtcgtgtttatcaccataattattgttcaattcttctataacattctaaatttgtcattctaactatcaaaacattgaaatgtcagtataatGCCATTTTCAGCAGAATATTTGAGATATTGTTTATAATCAAGAGCAAGATTTGAGGAGAAGTATAGTCTAAGGATTATATTAGTCTCACTCAGTCGACTGTGAGGGATTATAGATGagataatttcatcaacacTTCTTTTGATACTTGCTTTTTGGATGCCTTGATACCAATccaattattatataaagcATGAAATAAGAACAGAATTTCCTTAATTATTTCATTGCCTTCGTATCTCTTTGTAAAATGGCAGATAGAGATATATATCGACTTATTACGATAATGactgaataaaataaagaacTTATACTCTTACATGCTTATCATGTCTAATAACACTATTAACAGCAACAATAAGGAAGGTATGACTAGCTCCTAGGACGTTTCCGTCCAACTTCGATGGGCCTTCAATTAATTACTTCTTAAAGCAATTCAAGCCTTGAAACGAGAATGGAAATGATACATCTTATCAGAACGACATTATTTCAGGAATTTCTCATAATTTGGAAAGCGAAAGCCAGTCATGATTTCTAATCATTGACTTTTAATCACCATCTAAATGTAGTATAGTGTATAACCTCATACCCTGCCATCGTTCCAATTTACAACCTCACATTCCTTTTAATTGGCACACAAAAGTCGTGCTTAGGATATCACAAGATGATCGtcataattttatttatttacatgGGAAAAATACTATTACTAAATCAAATTAAGCGTATGTTGGAAGTACGAATCAGTTTTTCTCCATTAGTTTTAGCTTTTTAGTTAATTCTGGTACGACTTCAAACAAGTCACCTTCCAAAGAATAGTCCgctatttgaaatatagGGGCATCTgcatcattatttattgcTACGATAACTTTCGAATTCTTCATACCTGCCAGATGTTGAATGGCTCCGGAGAGGCCAATAgcaaaatataaatcagGCGCTACTATCTTGCCTGTCTGTCCAACCTGGAGAGAATTGTCACACAGCCCGCTATCTACGGCAGCCCTTGTAGAACCTATACCCGCATGTAATACATCGGCTAGTGATCCAAGGAGACCATCAAAGGTTTTCTTATCTTTTAAGGCTCTACCTCCAGAAACAACTATTTTCGCCGACGCCAGATCAGGTCTCTTATTAGTTACCAAATTTTCAGCATCCCATCTAATGCCTACATCCTTCTCGGGTGTATATGAATATTTCTCGATTGGAATTCTCTCCGGAGTTCCTTCCACAACGGGCGGAAATGATGATGCCCTTATTGTGATTAACTTTTTGCCACCATCCTTCTTTATAGTGGCTAATACATTACCTGCATAAATAGGTCTTTCAAACGTATCCTTATTGTGTATCATAGTAATATCACATATTGGCTGTGTATTCATTAATGCACCTATTCGTGGAAGGAcattttttccaatttctGTGCTTGCCATCACGAAAGAAGAATACTTTGATCCTTTCATAAGTTCACATATTAATGGTGATATATATTCCGGCAGAGTGTGATCGTAGATAGGAGACTCTGCCACTATAATCTTTTCTAAGTTGTTAGTGTTACCCGAGGAGATTAAGTCAGAAGCAGCCTTCATGGCATTTGCACCTAGAATCAATGCATCAATTGAATCTCCCAATTTTCTAGAGGCAGCTAAGGAACTTAAGGCAGAAGATGTGATCTGACCATTTCTATCTAATTCAATGTAAGTCAAAGTAGAGACAGATCTAGAAGACATGATGCCTCCCCGAATCAGTCTTGCAGAATTTAATATAGAAAGTTTATACATCACTTAAAGGGCTACGTTTAGTTGAAAGTCACTAGAATGACGGTAACTTGCTTTGCAAAAATTCGAACCGTTTACAACAACACAAAGAGCAGGTTCAATGCAAT
Coding sequences within it:
- the AIM45 gene encoding Aim45p (similar to Saccharomyces cerevisiae YPR004C; ancestral locus Anc_8.100); the encoded protein is MYKLSILNSARLIRGGIMSSRSVSTLTYIELDRNGQITSSALSSLAASRKLGDSIDALILGANAMKAASDLISSGNTNNLEKIIVAESPIYDHTLPEYISPLICELMKGSKYSSFVMASTEIGKNVLPRIGALMNTQPICDITMIHNKDTFERPIYAGNVLATIKKDGGKKLITIRASSFPPVVEGTPERIPIEKYSYTPEKDVGIRWDAENLVTNKRPDLASAKIVVSGGRALKDKKTFDGLLGSLADVLHAGIGSTRAAVDSGLCDNSLQVGQTGKIVAPDLYFAIGLSGAIQHLAGMKNSKVIVAINNDADAPIFQIADYSLEGDLFEVVPELTKKLKLMEKN